From the genome of Cryomorphaceae bacterium 1068:
CGTTTCCGGATTCCATAATGCAAACGGTTCTACTGATGTATTCCCGGGAAACCCTGCTTCGTTCACAACCGGTAGCCCGGCCGCTGCTCCTTGGAGTGAATCAGTCGTCCTAACGGTTCCAGGTACCTACACCTACCTTTGCGATATCCACACAAATATGGTGGGTACAATCATCGTAAACAGCAGCGAACCACCTTGTGAAAACCCTTACCCGGCGGTCACAGGCTTGTCATCCGTCGTCCAGACAAATGGTGTCGCCCTGTCTTGGGACCCGATTTCCGGATCAATAGGATGCCAAGTGCGGGTAGGACCCAAAAATGGCGGTATTTTAGGGACGAGAACGATAGGAGGCAACAATGTGTCACAGTTTTTTATTCCCGGCCAATTCTTAAGCCCTGGCACTACTTACGACTGGGAAGTACGTTGCGGATGCTCTCAAAGCCCCGTAATAGCTGGACCTTGGATGGGTGCAGACTTTGCTATTCCTGCAGGCGCTGCCATCACTTCATTTCCAAATCCCACAAGCGATGTGTCCAACGTGACCTTCAGCGTTGCAGGTGAGGGATATGCAACTCTCGAAGTTTACGACATGACCGGACGCAGTCTCGAATCTCTTTTTAGCGGAATGGCTAGTGCTGACATGGATTACCGCTTCTCATTCAATGGCACAGGCTTACCTGAAGGAGTTTACATTTACAGACTCACCACAGAAACTGAAACAGTGATTGAAAAGTTCATGATTTCAAGATAAACCTTTTCGTTTTTTTCGAAGCCACAAAGAAAAAAATGAGATGTCAACTATCTTATTTTGAGGCAAGAAACTCTCTCGTTCTTGGATTTTTTGACTCAGATTGAATTTCAAGAGTGCGGCCATAGGTCGCACTTTTTTTATTCGCAGTCAAATTCCACTTCGTAACCGCTGTACTTTCTTAAGTTGATCACGTTCTCCTTGTCGAAATAGAGATATTGACCACGTATGCCGGTAAGGGTTCCCTCGATGATCTTCTCCTTGTCCAAATTGATCGACTTTACCTTTTCGGGATATTCAGTAACGGGATAATCAATCTCGTAAACCTCCGAATCAGCAATGGCATACTGCTTCAAATCTTCAGGAAAAAAGGAAATCATGGCATCACGAAGCTCCACTAAGTCTTCTTCGCCTTTTTCATCCTTCAGCATTTTTCGCCAATCGGTGCGATCAGAGAGGTACTGCTTTAACTCAATCTCAAGATCTCCTGCCAATTTGCGGTATGGGACTTCTGCTATTTTTATAGCCCGCCACGCCCCTTGATCCAGCCATCGACTGGGAATATTGGTTGATCGGGTGACCCCAACCTTTACGCCTGATGTTTGTGCCAAATAGATAAAGTGAGGTTGGTTGTGGTGTTTCTCTTCCCATTCCACATCTCGTCCTTTACCTAAATGAGCCTCACATAGCTCTGGCCTTATGATGCATGGAGCTGCTTGCGCAGCATTCATAAAACAATCGTAGCAAAACCCTTGACCAAAGGTCTTCTTGAGGCCCTTGCCGCAGTTGGTGCAATTGATTTTACCTGTCCATTTCAATGTCAACACTTTATTGATACATGGATTGACATCAGGACCAATTTCTTTATTGAGGTTGAGATTGTAATGAACTCCACCATTTACGGTAACCTTCATTTTTCTCAAAGTGCCTTTTGCATTCATCTTATTGCAGCTTGATAACTTCCTTTTTAGTATTTTGCTTCCCTATCCTGTCACTATGGCCCTTAACTCCGTCTTCTCTTGGTTTATGAAGAAGCGCTTGCATCAGATTGAGCTCTTCATGAAATATCCTGTAGAGGTTCAAAATGAGCTTTTTGAGCGCCTCATCGAAACGGCAAAGGATACAGAATGGGGCCGAAAATACGACTATGCCGGCATCCGATCACAAAGAACCTATCGAGACAGAGTGCCGCTGCAAACCTACGAAGACGTAAAGCATTATGTAAACCGAATGAAAGAAGGTGAGCAAAACTTACTCTGGCCAACGGAAATTAATTGGTTCGCAAAATCATCGGGAACTACTAGCGACAAAAGCAAGTTCATACCCGTAAGCCGAGAAGCACTGGAAGGCTGCCATTATAAAGGTGGAAAAGACTTGCTCGCCTTATACAACCACAATCATCCCGATAACGGGCTTTACAACGGAAAGTCACTTGTTTTGGGCGGCAGCAGCCAAATCAATGAATTCAGAAAGGATTCTTACTCAGGAGATTTATCTGCAATCATCATCAACAACCTGCCCCTCTGGGTAGAAATGAAGCGAATTCCGGATCGTTCCATTGCATTAATGGACAAATGGGAAGATAAGATCGAACGAATGGCGGAAAGTGTGAAGGACGAAAACGTAACGAACATGGCGGGTGTACCTTCTTGGACGCTCGTGCTGCTCAAGCGCGTTCTCGAAATGAAGGGAAAGAACACCATTCACGAAATCTGGCCTAACCTTGAGCTTTACATACACGGCGGTGTAAACTTCGCCCCTTACCGGGAACAGTTTGATCGAATTATCGGATCGGAAAAAATGAACTACTACGACAGCTACAATGCCAGCGAAGGGTACTTTGGCATCCAAGACCGCGGAAATGCAAACGATATGTTGCTTATGCTTGACTATGGTATTTACTACGAGTTCATACCGGCATCAGAATCGCATGAGGAGAATCCACGAATCGTGAGCTTGAGCGAAGTGGAGATTGGCGAGAACTACGAAATAGTCATCAGCACCAATGCGGGCCTGTGGCGCTACCGAATCGGTGACACAGTAAGTTTTACTTCGAAATTTCCTTTCAGAATTCAAGTGACAGGCAGAACGAAGCACTTTATCAATGCCTTTGGTGAAGAGCTGATTATAGACAATGCTGAAAAGGCGCTTTCCAAAGCATGCGGGGAGTGCGACTGTTCCATTGTCGATTACACGGCAGGCCCCCTTTACATGAGCAATGAAGGCACGGGGGGCCACGAATGGCTAATCGAATTTGACCGAGCTCCGCTCAATATGGAGACTTTTGCAGCCATACTGGACAATGAACTTAAAAATCTCAACAGCGACTATGAAGCCAAAAGAACGGGAGATTTGACCCTGCGATTTCCATTGGTAAAGAAAGTACCGACCAAGACCTTCTACAATTGGCTGAAAACTCAAGGCAAGCTGGGAGGACAGCACAAGGTGCCCCGCTTAGCGAATAACAGAAAGTTTCTAGACGATATCGGCGAAATGCTCGTTCAAGAAAACGTATGATCAAGGCTTTTCTCACTTCCACACTTTTTCTTTTTTGCTTGCACTTCGCACAAGCGCAATTCATGGAGCTATATACCATTCAGGGAAAATTCGATTTTATTGAATACGACAACCTTTTGAATGTCTATGGAGTGCGAAATACCGAGATCTTTAAATACAAGTCTGATGGAGCCTTTGCTTTTCGCTTTAGCGACGAACAGATGGGAGAAGTCGGCGCGCTGGACATCACGTACCCTCTGCGGCCCTTGGTGATGTATCCCGACCTGAATTACGTTGTTTTGCTCGACAATACTTTGAGCAACAACAGAGGTAGAATCAACCTATTGAATAAAAACATAAGCATGGGCACCCTCGGGTGTTCATCTGTTCAAAACCATTTTTGGTTTTATGACGCCATGAATTTTTCACTCATTCGGATGAATGAAAACCTATCGCAGGCGGCTACGACGGGAAATTTATCACAGATATTGAGAATAGACTTGAATCCAAACTACATGGTAGAGTTTGCCAATCGCGTTTACCTTAACAATCCCGAATCGGGAATTCTCGTCTTCGATATTTTCGGAACTTACATCAAAACCATTTCCATTAAAGGATTGGAAAGGTTTCAAGTATTTGAAACTACGGTGGTCTATTTTGCAGACAACAAACTGCACCAGTACAACACCATCGACTTTAAAGAAACGGAAATTGAACTCCCTGAAAAATGCGCTCAGGCCTTGATTTTCAAGAACCGAGTGGCAGGACTTTGCAGCGATAACATTAAAGTTTGGGAGCTAATCAACCCTTGAGCCTCGCTACACCGTCAATATTTGTATTTTTGCCCGTTATTCAGAAATTATGCACGTAGCAGTAGCCGGAAATATAGGTTCAGGCAAGACCACTCTTACAGGATTGTTGGCCAAGCATTACAAATGGGAAACCCATTTTGAGGATGTGGATGAAAATCCATACCTCTTGGATTTCTACAAAGACATGCAACGCTGGTCTTTCAATCTTCAGATTTACTTCTTGAACAGTCGATTCAATCAAATCGCGGAAATACGCGAGAAGAACATCAAAGTCATTCAAGACCGAACGATTTACGAGGATGCGTACATCTTTGCGCCCAACCTCCATTCGATGGGATTGATGACCACTCGGGATTTTGAGAATTACTTCTCTCTTTTTAATTCGATGGAGAACTACATTCAAGCTCCTGACCTATTGATTTACCTCCGTGCTACGGTGCCTGCCTTGGTCAATAATATCCAAAAAAGAGGAAGAGAGTACGAAGAGGCGATTCGCTTGGATTACCTCAAAAGACTGAATGAGCGATACGAAGCTTGGATTTCGACTTATGATAAGGGTAAGCTATTGATCATCGATGTGGACGACAACGCCTTCCATGAAAATGCCGAGGACTTAGGTGAGATTATTACCGCGATTGATGGTGAGATCAATGGGCTCTTCTAGCTTCAACTAAAACATTATTGCAAAAAAAAAGGCGCCTCGATTGAAGCGCCTTTTAAAATGTCTTTTAATTCGGTTAAAGTTTCACCGAAAAAGAAACGGGAACCTCATCATAAATCAATTCATCACCAAGGTCAGAGAAGAAAGAGCCCGAACCATATCGCACGTCGTGCTGTGCGCGATCAAATACGAATCCACCATCCAAGACGTATGTTCCATCCTCTTCTCTAAATTTGTATTCGCCGATTACATCACTTGACTTTCCTTTCATCGATAGGCTACCCTCAAATTTGTAAACGCCCGATTCATCCACCATTTTGGAGCTTCCGATTTTCAACGAAGCCTTCGGGAAGTTTTTTACATCGAAAAAGTCCTCTCCATGAAGGTGACCCGTCAAATCAGCATTTGATTCCGGATCCTTGATGTCGGTTACCTTGATGGTCGTCATATCAATCTCAAAGTTTCCCGAAAGGATTATTCCATTCTCAAAAGTCGCTCTTCCTTGGCTCGCGATTGTTCCCGAATGTTGGCTTCCTGTTATTTCTTTTCCTACCCAGCGGAATTGAGAATTATCCGGAGAAATTTCATACTCTCCAGTCAATCCGGTGCTTTCTTTAGAATCCATAGATCCCATGGTAGTTTCTTCCACGGCATTGTCAGATCCTGAGTGATCATTGTGTTCCCCATGAACACCACCCAATATCGGAGCGATCACCAATCCTACCAGGCAGGTAAGTTTGATCAGAATATTCATAGACGGACCTGAAGTATCTTTAAATGGATCTCCTACAGTATCGCCTGTCACAGCAGCCTTGTGGGCTTCAGAACCTTTATAAGTCATTTCACCGTCTATCATTACTCCTGCTTCAAAAGACTTCTTGGCATTGTCCCATGCACCACCAGCATTGTTCTGGAAGATGGCCCACATTACACCTGAAACCGTTACACCAGCCATATATCCACCCAGTACCTCAGCGGCTAGCAAGTTACTTCCTGTAAAGAGTTTCGTACCGAATGCAATAAGGATTGGTGTTACAATGGTCAATAGACCCGGCAACATCATTTCCTTCAAAGAGGCCTCAGTCGAAATCTCAACACATTTGTCGTACTCCGGCTCTGCTTTCCCTTCCATGATACCGGGAATGTCTTTGAACTGACGTCTTACTTCTTTCACCATGGCCATAGCTGCCTTTCCAACTGCGCTCATCGCCAATGCTGAGAATACTACCGGAATCATCGCTCCAACGAATAGAGCTGCCAATACCGGTGCTTTAAAGATGTTGATTCCATCGATCCCCGTAAACGTCACATAAGCTGCGAAAAGTGCCAATGCAGTCAAGGCTGCAGAAGCGATGGCAAAACCTTTACCGGTAGCGGCAGTCGTATTACCAACAGTATCCAAAATATCCGTACGTGTTCTTACCTCACTAGGCAATTCGCTCATTTCAGCGATACCACCTGCGTTATCGGCAATAGGTCCGAATGCATCTATAGCTAATTGCATGGCTGTTGTGGCCATCATGGCCGAGGCGGCAATTGCTACTCCGTAAAAACCGGCGAATGCGTAAGCCGCCCAAATAGCAGCAGCGAATAGCAATACGGGGAAGAAGGTAGACATCATCCCTTGAGATAAACCTGCGATGATATTGGTAGCAGCTCCTGTAGATGAGTTTTGTACAATCGTATTCACCGGTTTTTTACCGATGGCCGTGTAGTATTCTGTCAAGTAGCTGATAAGGCCTCCTACGATTAGTCCTACGATCACAGCATAAAAGACACCCATGGACGAAACCGCTATAGAGCCCTCGCCAAAGAATGTCATGTTTAAGGTTTCGGGAAGCATCCATTGGATAACGAAGTAAGTTGAAATACCCGTTAGGATAATCGAACCCCAGTTCCCAATATTAAATGCTCTTTGTACTTCTTTTTCTTTTGCTGATTCATCTTTGATCTTCACAACCATTGTTCCGATGATGGAAAAGATGATTCCAAGGCCGGCAATCAAAATAGGAAGCATAATTGGTCCTATTCCACCAAATGCGTCATCCATTCCAACTCCATTTGTATGGTCGTTGATCACGTAGTTTCCAAGAACCATCGCAGCAAGCATAGTAGCTACGTAAGATCCGAAAAGGTCGGCCCCCATGCCTGCTACGTCACCCACGTTGTCTCCTACGTTATCGGCAATAGTGGCCGGGTTACGCGGATCATCTTCAGGGATACCTGCTTCTACTTTTCCTACAAGGTCAGCTCCTACATCAGCCGCTTTGGTGTAGATACCACCACCTACACGAGCGAAGAGTGCAATAGATTCAGCTCCAAGAGAGAAACCTGCGAGCGACTCAAGTATGATTGTCATACTCATATAGTCGTAGCTCTCGCTCATAAAAGACAAGGTGAGCAATGCGAAGATTGTACTCAAACCGAATACGGCTAGTCCCGCTACTCCGAGTCCCATAACGGTACCGGCAGAGAAAGAAACTTTGAGAGCCGTTTTCAAACTCGTTCTCGCAGCTTGAGTGGTTCTAACGTTGGCATCAGTAGCTATACGCATACCGATGTTTCCGGCGATAGCCGAAAAAACAGCACCAATGACAAAAGCCACAACAATAAACCAATGGGTAGTTTCTACCACCATGGATACTACCCCTAATAGAATTCCTGCGATTACGACAAAAATGGCGAGCATGCGGTACTCTGCTTTCAAAAAGGCGAGTGCACCTTCTTTGATGTAGCCCGCGAGCTTTTTCATCTTTTCATCACCTGCGTCCTGATTTTTGACCCACTTGGCTTTGATAGCCATTACAATAAGACCAACTACTGCAAGTAGTGGAGCTGCAAACAAAATATTATTCATCTGTAAGAAATTTATTTTCCAAATTCGGGGGGCAAAAATAGACTTTTTCAGCTATTAGCCACAATCGAATTGAAACAGAGCGGAAAACGTAAGAATTATTTAACGGCGTAAGTCACCTCTTTTACAGCCTTTACCGTTCTTTCAACGTTTGGTAAAGACTCATTAATAAGTGGAACGGCAAACGCAAAAGGTGTATCAGCAAGTGTAACTCGTCGCACAGGTGCATCTAAATAATCGAATGCATGCAATTGGACTCTGTGAGATATTTCGGAAGAAATGGAAGCAACGGGGTTGCTCTCTTCTACAATAACCAATCGGTTTGTCTTCTTAACACTGTTAATGATGGTAGCCGTATCCATTGGTCTGATAGTTCTGAGGTCAATTACCTCGGCACTAATACCCTCTTTAGCCAATTGCTCTGCTGCCTCAAGTGCTACTTTCATGATTTTACCGAAAGAGACGATGGTCACATCTGTTCCCTCTCTCTTCACATCAGCAAGACCCAAAGGAATGATATATTCACCTTCAGGAGCTTGACCTTTGTCGCCATACATCTTTTCAGATTCCATGAAAATGACCGGATCGTCATCGCGGATAGCCGCTTTAAGCAAACCTTTCGCATCATATGGATTAGAGGGGGTCACTACTTTCAATCCGGGAACAGACGCGTACATGCTCTCAAAACTCTGAGAGTGTGTAGCTGCCAATTGTCCGGCAGGACCATTAGGACCTCTGAAAACACAAGGTGAACCAAATTGACCTCCGCTCATCTGAAGCATCTTAGCAGAACAGTTTATCATCTGGTCTGCAGCCAAAATGGCGAAGTTCCAAGTCATGAATTCCACGATAGGTCGAAGACCGTTCATTGCAGCTCCAACAGCAATACCCGTAAAACCAAGTTCGGCAATAGGAGTATCGATGACCCTTCTAGGGCCAAACTCATCCAACATACCCTTACTTGCCTTGTATGCACCGTTGTATTCTGCTACTTCTTCGCCCAATAGAAATACGCGCTCATCACGACGCATCTCTTCGCTCATGGCTTCACAAATTGCTTCTCTGAATTGAATCTCTCTCATTGCTGTAAAATTCGAGCGCCAAATTTAGTAATAAATGGTGCTTCGTTCACAAAAAACTACTCCACAGATCATGACGCCATCTTGAAGTTGTGTCACGGCAGATCGATCTACACATGAATTTCAACCTTTTCTTGGCAAATATGTTATGCATGCATACCTTTGTTAAGCAATATTGAGCACGCTTTCTAAAAGGAATCTGCTACTTTTGCGCACCATTTATTGAAAAATAAAAACTACAATTATGAAAATACTTGTCGGAATCAGCAAAGCTCCTGATACCACCACAAAGATTTCGTTTACAGACAATAACACGAAATTCAATGAAGACAAAGTACAGTTCATCGTAAATCCTTACGACGAGTGGTACGCTTTGGTACGAGGACTTGAGCTAAAGGAGAAGAACGGAGGAACTGTAACTACGATTACAGTCGGAGGGGCAGATCACGACCCGATTATCAGAAAAGCTTTGGCTATTGGAGCAGACGATGCCGTACGTATTAACGCAGAGGCAACGGATGGTTATTATGTTGCAAAACAAATAGCTGACTACGCCAAAGACAAGAGCTACGATTTAATCCTTTTGGGAAAAGAAACCATCAATTACAACGGCTCACAAGTTGGCGGAATGCTGGCGGAAATGCTTGATATGCCGTTTGTATCCATCGCTTCTAAATTGGAAGTAGAAGGCACAAAGGCAACTTTGGAAAGAGACGCGCAAGGTGGTATTGAAGTATTGGAAGGCGAACTACCAATGGTGATCAGCTGTGCCAAAGGAATGGCTGAGCAAAGAATTCCAAACATGAGAGGAATTATGGCCGCCAGAACAAAGCCTTTGAATGTAGTTGAGCCATCAGAATCACCTGTTTTAACGGAAGTTATCGAGTTTAGCCTCCCGTCTGAGAAAGGTGATGTAAAGCTGATCGATCCCGAAAATATGGACGAGTTGGTAAGACTCCTTCACAACGAAGCCAAAGTAATTTAAGAACCAAAACAACACAGATAAGATGTCAGTACTTGTTTTTGCAGATGCACGAGGTGGCGAAATTGCTAAGGCCGCCCATGAAGCAATATTTTACGGTAAGCAGATTGCCGATAAAACCTCATCAACGGTAACAGTTTTAACATACGGTGATGTGAGCAATGAAAACTTGGAAAAATTGGGGAACTACGGAGCCTCAAAAGTTCTGGTAAACAGAAGTATAACAGAGGAAAACGATCAAACACTTTCTGCTTTGGTTGCCGAGGCCGTAAATGCGGAAGGCGCCAGAGTGATAGTTTTCTCCTTTGATCCGATTGGTAAAGTTCTTGCGCCTCGCCTTTCGGCGAAAATCGAAGCAGGCCTAGTAGCAGGGGTTACTAGTATTCCCGAAATTGAAGGAAACGCAATGACTGTTTCTAAAAACGTATTCTCAGGAAAGGCTTTCGCCAAATACCGAATCAATACAGAGGTGAAAATATTGAGCCTTCTACCAAATAGTTTTCAAGT
Proteins encoded in this window:
- a CDS encoding T9SS type A sorting domain-containing protein, producing the protein MKNFNNLTIAVCTCMVFFLTSISIAQTTHIVEVSNFQFTPASITIESGDIVTFNNVSGFHNANGSTDVFPGNPASFTTGSPAAAPWSESVVLTVPGTYTYLCDIHTNMVGTIIVNSSEPPCENPYPAVTGLSSVVQTNGVALSWDPISGSIGCQVRVGPKNGGILGTRTIGGNNVSQFFIPGQFLSPGTTYDWEVRCGCSQSPVIAGPWMGADFAIPAGAAITSFPNPTSDVSNVTFSVAGEGYATLEVYDMTGRSLESLFSGMASADMDYRFSFNGTGLPEGVYIYRLTTETETVIEKFMISR
- a CDS encoding DUF2797 domain-containing protein; its protein translation is MKVTVNGGVHYNLNLNKEIGPDVNPCINKVLTLKWTGKINCTNCGKGLKKTFGQGFCYDCFMNAAQAAPCIIRPELCEAHLGKGRDVEWEEKHHNQPHFIYLAQTSGVKVGVTRSTNIPSRWLDQGAWRAIKIAEVPYRKLAGDLEIELKQYLSDRTDWRKMLKDEKGEEDLVELRDAMISFFPEDLKQYAIADSEVYEIDYPVTEYPEKVKSINLDKEKIIEGTLTGIRGQYLYFDKENVINLRKYSGYEVEFDCE
- a CDS encoding GH3 auxin-responsive promoter family protein — protein: MALNSVFSWFMKKRLHQIELFMKYPVEVQNELFERLIETAKDTEWGRKYDYAGIRSQRTYRDRVPLQTYEDVKHYVNRMKEGEQNLLWPTEINWFAKSSGTTSDKSKFIPVSREALEGCHYKGGKDLLALYNHNHPDNGLYNGKSLVLGGSSQINEFRKDSYSGDLSAIIINNLPLWVEMKRIPDRSIALMDKWEDKIERMAESVKDENVTNMAGVPSWTLVLLKRVLEMKGKNTIHEIWPNLELYIHGGVNFAPYREQFDRIIGSEKMNYYDSYNASEGYFGIQDRGNANDMLLMLDYGIYYEFIPASESHEENPRIVSLSEVEIGENYEIVISTNAGLWRYRIGDTVSFTSKFPFRIQVTGRTKHFINAFGEELIIDNAEKALSKACGECDCSIVDYTAGPLYMSNEGTGGHEWLIEFDRAPLNMETFAAILDNELKNLNSDYEAKRTGDLTLRFPLVKKVPTKTFYNWLKTQGKLGGQHKVPRLANNRKFLDDIGEMLVQENV
- a CDS encoding deoxynucleoside kinase; the encoded protein is MHVAVAGNIGSGKTTLTGLLAKHYKWETHFEDVDENPYLLDFYKDMQRWSFNLQIYFLNSRFNQIAEIREKNIKVIQDRTIYEDAYIFAPNLHSMGLMTTRDFENYFSLFNSMENYIQAPDLLIYLRATVPALVNNIQKRGREYEEAIRLDYLKRLNERYEAWISTYDKGKLLIIDVDDNAFHENAEDLGEIITAIDGEINGLF
- a CDS encoding sodium-translocating pyrophosphatase yields the protein MNNILFAAPLLAVVGLIVMAIKAKWVKNQDAGDEKMKKLAGYIKEGALAFLKAEYRMLAIFVVIAGILLGVVSMVVETTHWFIVVAFVIGAVFSAIAGNIGMRIATDANVRTTQAARTSLKTALKVSFSAGTVMGLGVAGLAVFGLSTIFALLTLSFMSESYDYMSMTIILESLAGFSLGAESIALFARVGGGIYTKAADVGADLVGKVEAGIPEDDPRNPATIADNVGDNVGDVAGMGADLFGSYVATMLAAMVLGNYVINDHTNGVGMDDAFGGIGPIMLPILIAGLGIIFSIIGTMVVKIKDESAKEKEVQRAFNIGNWGSIILTGISTYFVIQWMLPETLNMTFFGEGSIAVSSMGVFYAVIVGLIVGGLISYLTEYYTAIGKKPVNTIVQNSSTGAATNIIAGLSQGMMSTFFPVLLFAAAIWAAYAFAGFYGVAIAASAMMATTAMQLAIDAFGPIADNAGGIAEMSELPSEVRTRTDILDTVGNTTAATGKGFAIASAALTALALFAAYVTFTGIDGINIFKAPVLAALFVGAMIPVVFSALAMSAVGKAAMAMVKEVRRQFKDIPGIMEGKAEPEYDKCVEISTEASLKEMMLPGLLTIVTPILIAFGTKLFTGSNLLAAEVLGGYMAGVTVSGVMWAIFQNNAGGAWDNAKKSFEAGVMIDGEMTYKGSEAHKAAVTGDTVGDPFKDTSGPSMNILIKLTCLVGLVIAPILGGVHGEHNDHSGSDNAVEETTMGSMDSKESTGLTGEYEISPDNSQFRWVGKEITGSQHSGTIASQGRATFENGIILSGNFEIDMTTIKVTDIKDPESNADLTGHLHGEDFFDVKNFPKASLKIGSSKMVDESGVYKFEGSLSMKGKSSDVIGEYKFREEDGTYVLDGGFVFDRAQHDVRYGSGSFFSDLGDELIYDEVPVSFSVKL
- a CDS encoding pyruvate dehydrogenase complex E1 component subunit beta gives rise to the protein MREIQFREAICEAMSEEMRRDERVFLLGEEVAEYNGAYKASKGMLDEFGPRRVIDTPIAELGFTGIAVGAAMNGLRPIVEFMTWNFAILAADQMINCSAKMLQMSGGQFGSPCVFRGPNGPAGQLAATHSQSFESMYASVPGLKVVTPSNPYDAKGLLKAAIRDDDPVIFMESEKMYGDKGQAPEGEYIIPLGLADVKREGTDVTIVSFGKIMKVALEAAEQLAKEGISAEVIDLRTIRPMDTATIINSVKKTNRLVIVEESNPVASISSEISHRVQLHAFDYLDAPVRRVTLADTPFAFAVPLINESLPNVERTVKAVKEVTYAVK
- a CDS encoding electron transfer flavoprotein subunit beta/FixA family protein, which produces MKILVGISKAPDTTTKISFTDNNTKFNEDKVQFIVNPYDEWYALVRGLELKEKNGGTVTTITVGGADHDPIIRKALAIGADDAVRINAEATDGYYVAKQIADYAKDKSYDLILLGKETINYNGSQVGGMLAEMLDMPFVSIASKLEVEGTKATLERDAQGGIEVLEGELPMVISCAKGMAEQRIPNMRGIMAARTKPLNVVEPSESPVLTEVIEFSLPSEKGDVKLIDPENMDELVRLLHNEAKVI